The Panicum hallii strain FIL2 chromosome 5, PHallii_v3.1, whole genome shotgun sequence genome contains the following window.
CCGATACTCACCGTGCTCGCCGCAATCGGGTACGTCTACTACACCACGGTGTTCCTCGCGATCCCCGCGTGGCTGGGGCTCACCACGGCCGCCGGGGTCGCCAACGCCACGGCCTTcaccgcgctcgccgccgcctgcgtCGCCACCTACGCCGTCGCCGTGTCGCGGGACCCGGGCCGCGTGCCGGCGTCCTTCGTGCCCGACGTCGAGGACGCCGAGAGCCCCATCCACGAGATCAAGCGAAAGGTACTTGCGCCTCTGTCTCCCTCCTCTGTCCGGACCATGGAACACTACAGATctcgcgggcgccgccgcggcgtgctGTGAAGTTTGGATCTATGTAGTCGAATGGTACTACCTGTTTGTCTCTGAGTCAGAGACTTCGGTATCAAAGTTGAGATCTTGGGTTTAGATTTCGGACTTCAACTGCAAGCAAGATCTGGTGAATTGGTAGTTCCGCGTGAGGTCCTTGCCTACTGGGCTACTGGACGTCTGGACCTCCTCAGCGATTGGATCTTTGCTCTGAATCCTTGCGCTGTCCACGGATCATCGATACTCGGTTTGAGCAAATGGAGCATCGATTTATGCATATTGCTCCAAGTGGGAACCTTATGTTGACCACGTGCATAGCTTTGGTGTTATGGTGTAGATCTAAGCATGAACACTAGTAACCCCGTACCAGGTGGAGTGTGCCAAGGGAGCTTTGGAAATTTACAATGACATAAGCGATGCATTATTCCAACCGCCATGTATTTTACAAGAAGAAATGACATCTTTTGCTATTGCTTTGAAAAGAATCATACTGATCAGTTAAGCTTTAAAAGGAAAATCAAATTATAGATCAATTCGAATCTCAGTACTCTAATTGTTTCCAGGACTTTTAGGAATTCATATCGATAATTGGGTATTGCCCATTAGGCCTGGAACAAGGTCTTGATTGTTGAATAACCAGTGTCATATTTTGGTTGAGTGCTCATGGAAGACAATGGAGTGCATTGTTTGTCTTTCCTTTTGCTTTCCATGTGGTTCAGTGGTTATAATTGTATTGCTGCTTAACTTTAATGATTGGTCAAGGTATATTCCGGTCCAGGAATTTGTGTACGGCTGCACGGCGATTGCCTGTGAATTGATTAAACACCACTTTTGGCACAGTATCTTGCTTGCCTGATCTTTTCTTCACAGCAATAAATCTGAAGCACAAAAGGGAAGAATCTGAATCAAATGCATTTCCTGGTGTTTTTATTTTGACATGAATGTGAAAAGGGAAGAATCTTTGTGACTGAATTTGATTAGTTGGAGTGCTAGATATCTTCATTGCAATACAGGGGACTGTGTGCTAATTTACACTGGAACATACCTTTGTTTATCTGCTGTATCCCCTTTTAACTGCTTATTGACATTTCGATGTATTATTATTGCAGGGTGGTGATTTGAGATACTGCCAAAAATGTTCCCACTATAAACCTCCTCGAGCGCACCATTGCCGTGTCTGCAAAAGATGCGTTCTGAGAATGGTAGTTACTATGACTAGTACTATGCGCAAGTCCGTTTTTTTCTGCTGCTGATTTTTTAACTGCAATTTCACAACTTTTTCTGTTCAGGACCACCACTGTATATGGATTAATAACTGTGTTGGGCACGAGAACTACAAAATCTTTCTAGTCTTCATTTTGTATGCTGTAATTGCATGCTTCTATTCTATGGTATGTGTTATTCTTTATTTTCTTGAGCAACCAAGTCTTCTCAAAGATTGTGCATAAAGTTATTCATGTTTACATCAGGTTCTGATTATAGGGGGTGCCATGCATTTGCCTAAAGATGAACAACCAGGCAGTGATTCTCCTAGAACATCTATTGTAAGTGGCCCTGGAAGGATGTTTCAGCTACCAGCAAATCAAACACCAACTGAAATTCTCGTTTCAAGTTATATTTGATTAAGTAATATAGGTGTTATATATTGTACAGATTGTTTGCGGGGTCCTTCTATGTCCTTTAGCTTTGGCACTGATCGTCCTATTGGGTTGGCATGTTTACCTCATCTTACACAACAAAACTACTATTGAGGTTTGAGAAACAGGATCACTTGTCTTTGAGAATATTATTGTTTGTAGATGTTGTGTAATGGTAGTTGCATTGTTGATTTGCAGTACCATGAAGGAGTTAGAGCTATGTGGTTGGCTGAAAAGGCGGGAAACCTTTATCATCATCCTTATAACCTTGGAATCTATGAGAACCTTGTTTCGGTGAGAACTATTTTCCATACTTCTTTTTTAGAACCTTCCCCGCAGAATCAGACTAAGTGCATTGGTCCATCAACTTTTAAGAGGGTGTTACTTAGGTCCATCAACTTCGAAATTGAATTTCTGGGTACTTGTAATTTATGTCACTTAGGTCCACAAACTCTGAAAGTCCATTTCTAGGTCCATAAACTTGTAAGTTGTGTCACCTAGATCCATACCCCTCCACCTAGCCTTCTGTCAAGGGCGTTCGTGCCCAAGGACGGCGGCCCTCGACTACGGAGTTCGTAGTCTCGATCCGTGGTCACCGGCAGGGTTATACCCCCACGCCGTCGATCGTCGTCAGCCGGGTTATACCCCCTAGCTACCGGCTTAGGGAAATAGAGAGAGGAGATTAGATGGTTGATAATTGCCTTCCCCTTCAAGGTGCGATTACAGATATATATGGCCTACGGCCCAACTAATCTTGGAGTAACAATCTCCACAAATCAAGGAACTAAAAATAGAAACAGATCTCCTTCCTTCCTAGCCACTGGTGGAGCCGGCGCCTGGCATGTCCCCATGCGTGGTCTTTGCATGCTGCTCGGCACGCTCCTAGGCACGGCGCACGTCACGGGTTCGGCGACGCCTAGTGTACGTGCGCCCGAACATGACACCTTCATGTATTGATATCGCACCAATATGAATCTACACGGTGCCCGCACGCTGCTAGAGTTTCGCCAGAAGGGTCAAATTTGAGCTCCGATTTCGAATCAAGTGCAGgtagaggagagaggagggctGAAAGACTTATCTTTGAGGTTATTGACATGTATTAGGATTCAAAGGGGGGCTTACGGACTGCCATTGGTGAGTTTTGGAGCTTAGATCTAGATATGACCTTGTAATATGGGTGGAGAGGAGGGGTGATGGCTTGGGAAAGGTGGAGGAGGTCATAGAGGGACTCAACAACATGTGTACCGTGATAGGGGATATTGTATCCTCCGTGACGCGGGTGGCCGGATACGGTGGCGCCAGGTGTTGTGGCGGAAAAATCTTATGATGACGTTAGACTTGGGTCAACCCAGAGTGGTTCTCGGTGAGGGGTTGAAAGATATTCATGGACAACAATATCGGAGGCGACCTTTGTGGGCGTGTCTGTAGCCGCACAACTGCTTATGGATGAAGTTCATGGACCTAAAAATGCACTTTCGGAGTTTATGGATCTAGGTTTTCAAAGTTTATGGACCTAACTGACACAAATTACAAGTTGATGGACCTAAAAATACACTTTTGGAGTTCGTGGGCCTAAATGACACATCCTTACAAGTTGGTGGACCTCTGATGCATTTTACTCATAACTAAATATTCTAACTTTGATTTAATTATATTGTATAAAGAATCTTTGTCCGGATTGAAGATGCTAGACAGATACCATTAGTATTGTCTTCTCTATCTAGCTTGGGCAGTTTTCTATCTGTCTATTCAAAGGATTAAATGAAGTCAGGCCATTTTCCAGATTATTGCTTATATTTAGCCTTATCTTTGACGGTGTTTACATCATTTTTCACATTAACCATTTCATTACTGAGATTTTCATATTAACCTTGAGTTACAAATATACTATTGAAATCGTTGGTTCATTGCTTGAGGGAACATTTATTTATCACACGCCTTCCAACATTTTTTATCTTTCTTATACAGGTACTAGGTCCTAATATGCTCTGCTGGCTTTGCCCAATATCAAGGAACATTGGAAACGGTGTTCGTTTCCGCACATCATATGACATTCCGCCAGCGACATCACCAATGTGATGCAAACCAGATGTCTACAAGTGGTAGATGCGCTATTCTTTTGCAGAGTGTGCTGCAATGGGAAAATGTGTTTAGGATACTTCAAGAAACAAGAAGAGGAGCTATGCTGTCCTTTAAGCCTCGTGGGATCAATCGCTAATTAGGATTTAGGAAGTCTAACTTAGATTTTTCTTGCATTTTTGTTAGACATGCTTGATCAAAGAAGTCATTATTGCTTGTGCAGTAATCTACAGCGGGTTGTACTATAatacaaaaaaaaagaacagtCTGAACTCAAGGCTGGTCTGTTGTAAAGCTATACTAAACTGTTATTTTCTGAAGTTCAATGTTCTTTTTGTCCGATCATACATCGTAGTCAACGATCAACCAAGACTGCCTGTATAGAGTTAGCTGTTCAGAAATTATATCTATCTGCATTTACAATATGTACGTACTCCTAACTACTTTATAACCTGCAACCAATTGTTCAGACTCAGGCTGCTTTGGTCGCTGTACAGCAATCATGTGGAATTTGAATTTCTAGTTTAGCCTGAAGCTACTATATTGACAGTACGAGCACGGGGCACTTGTTAGATGTGCCGCCATGCCTGGGTTCCTGCATGTTCATGGCTATACAGTTCCACTCCACAGCTCGTCTGGCAACAAAACCTTGGGAATGACCCTGCAGAGTAATCGTCTGGCACAGCATTACAGTCAATGCAAGAGTGGACTGGCAAATCACTCCTGCATTGGCTGAACCCCTGCGCCAGCGCCAGAATAGTCTGCAGACGTACTCGGCGGTAGACCGTAAAGCAGTGCTTCAGTTGACgcagagtttttttttttacagCAGAGACGCGCGTAAATTCCGCAGACTGATAGACCATTCGAGAACTTTGAACAGTCTTGTGCAGATGCAAAGATACAGATGACGATTAGAGAAAATATGCAAAGCAGCAGAAGGTGTTTTGAAAGATCCATCTATTCGCCACTGCATGTTTTTATTCTGTCATTTGCATTACATTTCAAGACCTATGCTTCGTACTCATCGGTCG
Protein-coding sequences here:
- the LOC112893855 gene encoding probable protein S-acyltransferase 16, which encodes MGRPGYVTVPILTVLAAIGYVYYTTVFLAIPAWLGLTTAAGVANATAFTALAAACVATYAVAVSRDPGRVPASFVPDVEDAESPIHEIKRKGGDLRYCQKCSHYKPPRAHHCRVCKRCVLRMDHHCIWINNCVGHENYKIFLVFILYAVIACFYSMVLIIGGAMHLPKDEQPGSDSPRTSIIVCGVLLCPLALALIVLLGWHVYLILHNKTTIEYHEGVRAMWLAEKAGNLYHHPYNLGIYENLVSVLGPNMLCWLCPISRNIGNGVRFRTSYDIPPATSPM